The DNA region CATCACTCCCACAACGGTATAGCTTTCGCCGTTCAAGGTGATTGGTTGGCCGACAATTTTTGCGTTCCCGCCAAAGGCGCGCTGCCAAAGCTTGTGGCTCAGCACCAACACGCGATCCCTGCCCGGTTGGAAATCGTCCGGCTGAAACGTACGGCCCAACAGCGTCGGAATGCCCAGCAGGTCGAACATTCCATCACCCATTCGCAACCCTGCGACGACTTCCGGACGGTCGTTATTCGTCAAGGTGCCGCGCCAGGCTTCCGCCACGGACATTTGCTCGAAGCTGTGACTGTTGGCGCGAAAGTCCAGATAGTTCGCGGGGGAAACCGGCCCGCGTCCCTGCTGCAACAACGTCACAATCCGTTCCGGTTCTCGATACGCCAGCGGGCGTAACAGCACGCCATTGACGACACTGAAAATTGCCGTGTTCGCGCCAATGCCCAGCGCCAACGTGATGATGGCGATCAACGTAAAACCGGGATTTTTTAGAAACATCCGCGCGCCAAAGCGCAGGTCTTGCCAAAAAGTTTGCATAAATCTCCTTGTTCAAAGGATGAAGTCGGAATGATGAAGGATGAATTCTTCGCGACTCATTCATCATTGCGCATTCATACTTCCTCATTCGCATCGCAGTGCGATCATCGGATCCACCTTCGTCGCACGCCGGGCAGGAAGCCAACACGCCAACAGCCCTACCCCACAAAATAACAGCGGCACCACCGCAAAAGTCAGCGGATCAAGTGTCGCAACGCCAAAAACCAAACTCGCCATTAACCGTGTCAGCGCCAGCGCGCCAACGATTCCCAAAACCACGCCGCCGAAAACCAGCGTCAATCCCTGCCGCAAAACCAGTCGCAACACATCGCCCATTTGCGCGCCCAACGCCATGCGCACTCCGATTTCCGGCGTATGCTGAGCGACGAAATACGACAACACGCCATACAACCCGATGGCGGCCAGCAACATGGCCAGGGCGGCAAATATGCTCAACAGAATCATACCAATCCGCCGCTGAGCCGATTGCTCACCCAACACTTCTTCCATGGTTCGGATGTTCGTTACGGGTTGCGCGGGATCAACCGCGTGTATGGCCGTGCGAACAGCGTCAGTCAGACTCATCGGATCAACGCTTGCGCGAATGGCCAGATCGCGCGGCGTGAAAAAGGGATGCGTTTTGATCTGGCGTTGCGGCACATACATTTCCGGTTTGACCGGTTCGCTGATTCCCATCTGCCGCACGTCAGCAACGATGCCGACAATTTTCAACCACGGTTGGTTGGAATCCGCCGACCCCATCTTGAACCGCTTCCCTAACGCGCTTTCATTGGGCCAATACTTCTGAGCCATCGCCTCATTGATGATGGCGACAGGTTCGGATTGTTCCTGATCCTGTGGGTTAAAGTACCTGCCCTGCCGCAATGCGATGCTCATGGTTTGCAGATACTGATCGGTCACCTGTCGGTGATTGGCGTTCCACCCCAAACCGGCTTCTGCTTGGCGGCCTTCGATGCTCAATCCGTTTGCGCCGCCTTTCCATTCCAGCGGAACCGAAGTTGTGTACCCGGCTGAAATCACGCCTGGCAATGCCTGCACGCGTTCCAGCACCTGGTTGTAAAACGCCACGCGTCGAGCGTGATCTCCGTATTTGTATTCCGGCAACACAGTGCGCAGCGTCAACACACTTTCCGGACGCAGCGGAGAGTATTGGCCTTGCAGGTTGTACAGCGTTTGAATCAACAACCCCGAACCGATCAGCAACACAATTGCCAGAGCGACTTCGCCGACCACCAACACATTGCGCAACCGACGCTGCCCCGCGCCCAATCCCGAACGACTGCCGCTTTCCTTCAAAGCTTCGTTCAAATCCAATCGCGAGGCTTGCAGCGCGGGCATCAGCCCAAACAAGACTCCTGACACCAGCGAAGCCAACAGCGTAAAGAGCATCACGCGCCCGTCCAATTGCAACGAAGTTTGGCCTGCCAGCGCCACGGGAATCAGTTGCCGCAAAAACTCGAAACTCCACAGCGCCAGCAACACGCCCAAGGCTCCGCCCAGAATCGCCAGCAACAAACTTTCCGTCAGCAGTTGCCGCACAATGCGCCAGCGCCCAGCGCCCAACGCCGCGCGAACGGCGATTTCCCGCGTTCTGGCGGCGGCACGCGCCAGCATCAAACTGGCGATGTTGGCACAAGCAATTAGCAACACAAATCCAACCGCGGCCAGCAGCACCCATAACGATTGCCGCACGTCTCCTGTAAATTCATCGCGCAGCGAAACGACCACAGCGCCAAGTCCTTGCGCCTCGTCCGGAGAGGTTTGCGCGATGCGCTGCATGATGGATTTGATGTCGGCATCGGCTTGGGCGATTGTGACGCCAGGCTTCATCCGTCCAACGACGTTCAGGTAATGTCCTCCCCGATTGGCAAGCTCTTCGGAACTGAAAGCCACTGGAACCCACAAATTGATATACCGCTGATAAAATTGAAAATTGGCGGGCATCACTCCCACAACACGATACTTTTGATCATTCAGCAGCAATTCGCGATTGAGAATGTCCTGGTCACCTCCGAACCGGTTCTGCCACAAACGATGGCTGATGATGGCGACTTTTGGCGCTCCGGGACGGTCTTCTTCCGGCAGGAAGTTTCGCCCCAGCACAGGCGTCACGCCAAGCAGCGGAAAGAAATTGGCCGTCACGCCATACGCCATCAATTTTTCCGGCTCTCCATCGCTGACCAAGTTGAAGCTGCGATTGTCCAGCGCCGCCATGTCTTCAAACACATGGTTTTGCGCTTTCCAATCCGCGTAGTTTGCCGGTGCGGGTGTATCGCGGGGAAATCCGATGCTGGTGGCGTCTTCCCAAATCAAGGCCAGCCGGTCCGGTTCGTGATATGGCAAAGGCCGTATCAACAACCCGTCGAGCAAACTGAAAATCGCCGTGTTCGCGCCAATTCCCAATGCCAGGATCAAAACGGCAATCAAGGTAAAGCCCGGATTTTTCATCAACATTCGCGCGCCGTAGCGCAAATCCTGCCAAAATGTTTGCATACAATCTCCTGAAGCAATGCCGAATGTTCGATTCCAAAGTACTACGCCAAACAACTTTTCCGAGAAATTCGCTTTGCTTCACTTTACCAAGCTGCGTGCCAACCCAAGGAACCGCCTAACTTCCCTTATTCAATGAGTTTGACGCATTCTGGCGAACCGGCAGGTAAAAGAAAATTTGTGCGCTTCTGGGATTGCGGCATCCCATTTTCGATGACTCAAAATGCTTTCGATTACGAAACCGGATGCGGATCATCTGGTGGCGAAAGCATTGTGGCGGTGTCAGGCCTTTCGTATACTCCGCGCCGTTGAGTACTACCCTGGTTTCAACATCGCGGAGCACTTGCAAACCAAAGCGCTGCCTTTCTTTTCCCCGAACCTGATACCTGAAGAGGCGAAGCACTGAAAACCGGATTGTTTATTTGAGGTGTGAAATGGAAGTAATCAAAGACGCCAGCCAACTTTACGAAGTCGAACGCCGCGTGCGTCATGCCGAACGCCCAGGCTTTCGCATCAATGAGTTGCAGATTTCGCCCACGCAGCAAGTGCCATGGCATTACCACAGCCAAATTCAGGACACGTTTTACGTGTTGGAAGGCCAGCTTCGCATCTTTCTGCGCGATCCCAAAGAAGAAGTACGGCTTGGCCCTAGTGAGGCGTATTCTGTTTCTCCGCGCCGCCCGCATCTGGTGACCAATGGCGGCGATTGTTCGGCGACGTTTTTAGTGCTTCAAGGCATTGGCGAATATGATTATGTTCCTCTTGTCCATAAAAGTGGCGAGGCTTGAGAGAGGAAGCGTAGGGAGTCTTGTCCGTGGGTCGGGCTCCGCAACTAAACTCAATTTGCCGCTTTACGGTAAAAGTCAACGACCGCCTTTCATGTATCGTCTCTTCTTCGACTCATCATTCACTTCTGAGCGCGGTCATCGGCTCCACTCGGGCGGCGCGTCGGGCGGGAAGCCAAGACGCAAGCAGCGCCACCAAAATCAGGAGCAACGCGACTGAACCGTAAGTCAGCGGATCAGTGGGCGAAAGTCCGAAGAGCATGGACTGGATAAACCGGCTGCTGACGTACGCCGCCAGAAGGCCAAGTGCAACGCCAACTCCAACCAACAGCAGCGATTCCCGCAGGATCATCCGTAGCACTTGCGATGGCAGCGCGCCAAGCGCCATGCGCAAACCAATCTCGCCCGTGCGATGGAGTACGAAGAAAGACATCAATCCATAAAGTCCAATGCAGGCCAGCGCCAACGTGACCAACCCGAAAAAACCGGAAAGCCGGGCAAAGAGCAACTCTTCGGAGCTGATCCGAGCGATCTGCTCTTCCTGCGTGCGCAGGTTGAGCACGGGCAAAGACGGATCAAGCTCCCGCACGGCCGCGCGGATTGCAGAAAACAGCAATGTGGGATTGCCGGTCGTACGCACGCAGTAGTTGGCGACGCCCTCTGGCATCTGGGTCGCTGGCACATAGATGGTTGGGGGCGCGTCCTCGCGCAACCCCGTGTATTTTGCGTCGCGAGTGATGCCGACAATTTCGATCTCGGTCATACTCGTGGCAGGAGCATTGCTGAAACTGATGCGACGACCGATTGCGGTTTCGTCGCGGAAAATTTTTCGCGCGAACGCCTGATTGACGATCGCGACTTTGGGTCCCGTGGCGGCGTCGTGATCAGTAAAGCCACGACCGAGAAGAAGCGGAATCTCCATCGCGGCAAGAAAATTGGGCGCGAGACCATTGAGGTTGAAAATCATCGAAGCCCCCGGTGGCGGCGTGTAACCGGGCACGGAAATCCTGCGGTTGCTCCGCACACCAGCAAGCAGCGGAACCCGTGAATATGTGGCAGCACGCACACCGGGGATGCTTTCGAGCCGTGTTTGCAACCGCGATTGCAGCGCGGCGAACTGTTCCTGGGTGTAGCCAGCGGAAACAGCGTCCAAGCGGAAGAGCGCGAGTTGATTTGGATTGAACCCCGGATCAACGCTTTGCAGATTGCGCAGTGTGCGAACGAAAAGCCCTGTGCTAATGAGCAGCATAAGCGAGAGCGCGATTTGAACAACCATCAGGACTCGGCTAAGCCGTGAACGAGTTCCGGCGCCGAGTTGTCGCACACCACCTTGAAACTCGGCTATCAGGTTGACACGTGTAGCCTGAAGCGCGGGCGCTAAGCCAAAGAGCATTGCAGTAATCGCAGTCACTGCGATTGTGAAGCCAAGAACTCGTGCGTCTAGCGGCAGATTGAGAACGGCCGGAGCCCCGCCGAACTGGCGCAGCCCGACCAGCAGCCCATGACTCCATTGCGCAAGCAACGCGCCAAGCGCGGCGCCAAGAAAAGCCAACAGCAGGCTTTCGACCAGAAGTTGACGGACGATGCGAGCGCGACTGGCACCGAGGGCGAGACGCAAAGCGATTTCACGGCGGCGGGCGGCTCCGCGGGCAAGCAGCAAGTTGGCGACATTGGCGCAAGCAGCCAGCAGTACAAGACTGACCATTCCCATCAGAATCCGTAGCGACTGGGCATATTGTCGTCGCCTGTCGTTTTCTCCTTGTCCACCAGGATCAGCAGCCAACGTTGCGGGTTCAGGCATATCACGCGGCGTAGTATCGAGCGATTGTCCCGCAAGCCAGCCCTCACGGGCAGCTTCTTGAAAGATCGGTTCAAGGCCCGCGCGCGCTTGCGCGGCCGTCGCCTGGGGCGCGAGCCGCCCCATCACACGAACCCACCAATACCAGGGCTTGGCTCTGCTTGCGCCGCGATCAGGCTGAAAACGTGCATAGTGCGCCAGCGGCACGGAAATATCCGCGGATTCGCCAATTTGCATTGCACCCGCAAAAGCTGGCGGCGTGACACCGATAATCGTTGTCGGGACTTTATTCACTTGAATCGTTTTTCCGATGATACCCGAATCGCTGCCGAAACGGTTCTGCCAGTAGCGGTGAGAAATGACTGCAACCGGTTCAGCGGAGGCCTGGTCGTCCTCCGGTGTCAGTGTGCGACCGAGAATTGCGGGTACGCCGAGGCCGTTGTAATAACCGCCGGAAACAAACTGACCCAGAACGTTCGTTTCGGGCTGGCCATCAATCAGAATGTTGATCTGGTTGAATGGTGAATACGCGAACACATCGGAAAGTGCCGGGTGATGATCACGAAAACGTTCAAAAGCGAGCAACGAGAACGAGGTGCTCGCCGCCCGCCCCGTAACAGGGTCAATGGAACCATTGTTTTCTCCGGCTCGTGACATACGGCCACTTGGGCCATCCACGTTGCGGAAGAGAATCAATTCGTTGGGCGCTTTTACGGGTAACGAGCGAAGCAGCACTTCGTTGACGAGGGAGAAAACCGCTGTGTTCGTTCCAATCCCAAGCGCGAGCGTAAGCACCGCCACGGCGGTGAAACCGGGATTTTTCGTCAACAGGCGTAATCCGAATCGTAAGTCTTGAATGAATGTTTGCATGATTTCCCATGAAGAAAAGCCGGTCAAAGCGGGATGAATGGCGGTTTCCATCACTAGGCTCTGCCGGTGACTGCTTTCGGTCAGTGACTTATTCGTATCTGAGCGCGATCATCGGATCAACTTTCGCCGCGCGGCGCGCTGGAACCCAGCACGCCAGCAACGCGATTACCGACAGCAACGCAATAACACTGGCGAAAGTAATTGGATCTACCGAACTCAGATCAACCAACACTGCCACCAACAAACGTGAAATACCGATGCCGCCGAGCAGGCCAACGACTAATCCAAAACCAATAAGCTTCAAGCCTTGCCGCAAAATCAACGCAGTCACATCTGCGCTCCTTGCTCCCAGAGCAAGGCGAATCCCCAATTCTCGCGTACGTTGCGTCACAGTGAAGGACATCACGCCATAAAGCCCAACCGATGCCAGCACCAATGCAAGGCTCCCTAACACACCGGCCAGAGTTGCCATCACACGAAACGGCGCAAGTTGAATTTCCAAATGATCCTGTGTGCGCTGCATTCCCACGAGCAACCTGGCGTCCAGCATGTCAGCCATGCGCCGCGCTTCAGCCATAACCTCTCGCGGATCACCGCTGGTGTTGACCAACAGGTATTCGCCGTGCGTGCTATTCGGAGGTAGTGGCAAATACAAATAGGTTTGATCTTGTTCCCAGACCCAGCCGCTGCGCGTGTCTCGCGCAATGCCAATGACTTCATACGAAGGGAATTTGGCGATGTCGGCGGGAGTCAGCGTGTCTGTTTTGAGAATGTTTTTTTCTTCGCTCAGCACGGCTGCGCCAACGCCCAGTCGCTTGCCGATGGCCTCGGCAGGATTCTGCAATTCAGGCCAGAAATGTTTGACGGTCGCCGCGCTGACCACCACGACACGTTCTGCACTCGCGGCCTCCTGTACAGTGAAGTTGCGACCGCTGATGAGCGGAATGCCAACCGTAGATAGGTACTCCGGCGAAACGAAATTGTAATTGGCGCGCGGTGGGTGGCCGTCATTCGTGGATTGGCCGCCGATGGTAACCCAGGTGGAATCCGGCCGACCCGAAGAAGGTTGTCGTTTGGCCTGGGCAACGGATTGCACTCCAGGCAAATCGCGTACTCGTTCGCCGAGTTGTTGCTGCAATCGCGCCAGCATCGCGGGATCGTTTGCCGTCTTTAAGCTGGAAGAAATCGAGAACAAATTCCAGGTGCGCATCCCTGTATCCACTGCTTGCGCACGTTGCAGGCTGCGCACCAACAAGCCTGCGGCAAGTAAAAGCATCAACGAAATGGCAATTTGCGAAACGGCCAGCGCGCTACGCAACTTCGACTGGCTAAGGCTTCGGCCAAACGTCGAGCCTTCATCTTTCAGCGCCGAAATCAATTCAGGTCGCGATGCCTGCAACGCGGGCGCAAGCCCTGCAGCAATACCCGCAACACAGGAAGCCATGAGCGTAAACCCAAAAATTCGATAATCGGGTTCCAGATTGAGAACAAAGGATTCTCGCAAAAAAGCAGGGATCGGCAGTCGCGTCATTACAATTGGGTAAAGAATGCTGAGAGCCCACCACGCGCACAAAAGACCTGCCAAGCCGCCGAATCCCGCGAGCATGACGCTTTCCGTCAGCAACTGCCGAATGATTCGCCAACGGCTCGCTCCTAATGCCAGTCGGACACTGATTTCTTTTTGCCGCATCGCCGCGCGCGCCAACAACAAGTTTGCGACATTCGCGCAAGCAATGAGCAGCACAAGGCTAAAAGCCAGCGGCAATGGCGCAAGTTTGCGGTAATCATCCGGTTCCAGCGCAAACAGCCCAGGGCTGTTGCGCATCACAATGCCGGTCACGCGATCTTTGTCGGGATATTGATCGGCAAGTCGTTTTGCGATCAGGCTGAATTCTGCTTGCGCTTGTTCCATCGTCACCCCCGGCTTCAAACGTCCGATCATATTGAATGATAACGCGTTACGTTCCGTCAGCCAGCGCTGGTAATTCCAACGACCGGCAGGAATCACCGCATCGCGCATCATCAACGGAACCCAACAGGCTGGCGTGTCCGGTGTCGTGCCAATGAATTCGGGCGCAGTTACACCGACGATGGTAAATGTCTGGCCTTGCAAGCGTATCGGTTTACCAATGATGTTTGGGTCGCCATTGAAATGTCGCTGCCAAAACCTGTGGTTAAGAACGACAACCGGATGTGTCAGTGGCGTTTGATCTTCTTCGGGCAAAAAACCGCGGCCAAGCGTCATGCCCGCTCGCAACACCGAAAAATAATTTGCCGAAACGATCTGCGCGCCGATAAAGTCATCACCGTTGGATAGTGCCAAATTGTTTTGTTCACCTCTCCCTTCTCCCAACGCAACCGTAAGTTTGTTCAGCAGAACAAGACCATCCAATGTTGTATTCCGCTCGCGATAATCCTGGTAATCAGCGTAGGAAAACACTTGCCAACGTGCCCCATCCGTTCCAACGCCACGCATTGTCACAATGCCTTGCGCATCACTGAGCGGAAGAGGTTTCAGAACGAACGCGTTGTAAACGGTGAACAAGGCCGTATTGATTCCAATTCCCAGGGCCAATGTGAGGATTGCAATCAATGTGAAGCTGGGCTGCTTCAGTAACATTCGCCCGCCGTAGTACAGGTCTTGCCAAAGGGTTTGCATCAGTTCCCTCCCGTCATTCGTACCGCAAGGCAATCATTGGATCCACTTTCGCCGCGCGGCGCGCTGGAACCCAGCACGCCAACAACGCGACTCCGCTCAACAGTATCGCGATTCCAGCAAACGTCAGCGGGTCAGTCGCGCTGACGCCGTAAAGTAAATTCGTCATCAACCGAGTTAGCGCAAAGGCGGCAATCAACCCACTCCACAACCCGACGAGTGCAAGCTTCATCCCCTGCGCGACAATCTGCCGGACAACATTACCCGTTTGCGCGCCGAGCGCCATGCGGATGCCGATTTCCTGCGTACGTTGGGCCACGGAATACGAAATCACGCCATACAACCCGATGGCGGCAAGCAATAGCGCGGCAGCGGCAAATCCTGTCAGCAACCACATCGTAAACCGCCGCTGCGCCACCGAATCCGCGACAACTTCGTTCATTGTGCGAATGTCATAAACCGGCAAATCGGCATCTACAGCATTGATCTCGCGGCGTAACGCGGTCGCCAAATCGGACGGGTCGGCGCTGGTTCGGGCGATGAAGAGAGCTTCGCGACGCAACCGTGAAATTTGAAACGTTGGCATATAAACCGTCGGCTCGCTTTCCGCTTCCAGCGAAGAAAGCTTCACATCCGTCGCCACGCCGACAATCGTCAACCAGCCTTGCGGGTTCCAACCACCCCAGCGTATGCGCTTGCCAATCGCTTCCTGACCGGGCCAGAAACGACGCGCCATGGTTTCATTGACAACGATGACCGGAACTCCATCCGGGCGATCATCATCGGTAAACCCGCGTCCTTTCATCAGCGGAATGCCCATCGCCCGAAAATAATCATTGCTGATGAAAGAGCCGTGGGCTGTATAAAAGGCATTTTCGTCGCCGCCTTCGACGCGAAAACCGATTTGCCATTCATCTGTCAGCGGCAAATTCGATGCGACACTAACGGATTGCACGCCCGGCAATGCTGCAATGCGATTCAGCGCCTGCCGGTATACGGCCTTTCCACGTTCGATGTCCGGATAACGCGTCGCCGGTAATGTGGTTCGCGCAACAACGACGCCCTCCGGATTGAACCCCGGCGAGACATGCATCAATCGTACAAAGCCGTTGATCAGCAATCCCGCGCCGATCAACAACACGACGGCCAAGGCCATTTCCAACGCGACCAGCACCGCGCGAAGCCGCGTTCCTTCTCCGCTGGAATTGCGGGCTGACTCTTTGAGGGCGGTGGTGAGGTTTATGCGGGCGCTTTGCCAGGCCGGTACCAACCCGAACAACACGCCGGTCAAAGTTGAAACCAGCAAGGTGAATGCGAGCACACGCCCATCCAATCGCGTTTCCGCCAAACGCGGCACATCTTCCGGGCCGAACCTGGCAATCAAATCCGTCACCCACCAGGCCAGCAACGCGCCAACGACTCCCGCGACCAATGCCAGCAGCAAGCTTTCGGTCAACAATTGCCGCACGATTCGCGCGCGCCCGGCGCCAAGCGCTGAGCGGATGGCAATTTCCTTGCGCCTGGATGCCGCACGCGCCAGCAACAAATTGGCGACATTGGCACACGCGATCAACAGCACCAGCCCGACAGCACCCAACAGCACCCACAACAACCGTCGAACGCCTTGCGCCATACGGTCCGCCAAACCGACAGCGTTCGCTGTGATTCGAATGGTGCCTTGATAAATATCTGGGTGTTGTTGCTCGATGTGTGCGGCAATAGATTCCACATCGGCTTGCGCTTGTTCGATTGGTACGCCCGGCTTCAGCCTGCCGATCAGATTGAAATTGGAATCTCTTCTACGAGCTTGTTTTTCATCTTCGGTCAGTGCCAGCGGCGTCCACAATTCAACAGCATCTGCAAAGGCGGTTCCCGTTGGCGGAAAATGCAATTGAGAGGGCATGACGCCCACCACCGTGTAAGGCCGCTCATCCAACCGGATTGTTCGGCCAATGATTTTCGGATCGCCGGCAAACTGCGTTTGCCAAAGTTTTTCGCTGAGGATGACGACGCTGCTCGCATTCGCGGCAGCTTCTTCTGTGGAAAATGATCGCCCCAGCAAGGGCGACACGCCCAGCATTGAGAAGAGATTGGCCGAAACCCGTGCCGCTTGCAGCCGCAGTGGATGGGTATCGCCCGTCAGGTTCAAACTGATCGTGCCGTACCCTGCCATTTCGGTGAAGGTTTTATTTTCGGCAATATAATCCAGCAGTTCCGGAGCCGAAACGCCTCCGTAATAGAAACCCAGTTTGGGCATTGATTGTTGAACCAACGCCAGCCGCTCCGGTTCTTTGTAAGGAAGCGGGCGGAGCAGCACACTGTTGATCACACTGAAAATCGCCGAATTCGCGCCAATTCCCAGCGCCAATGTAAAGATGGCAATTAATGCGAATCCCGGTTTTTTCAACAGAGTTCGCACGCTAAATCGCACGTCTTGCCAAAGTGACTGCATACAAGCTCCTCGTCGAAAGGATGAAGTCGGAATGATGAAGGATGAAATCTTTGCCCCTCATTCATCATTCCGCCTTCAGCCTTCCTCATTCGTACCGAAGCGCGATCATCGGATCTACTTTTGCTGCGCGGCGCGCTGGAATCCAGCACGCCAACAACGCGACACTGCCCAGCAGCAACGCAATCACGGCGAACGTTGCTGGGTCAGTCGCGCCCACACCGAACAAAAGTCCTGCCATCAACCGAGTCAGCGCCAGCGCAGCGATCAATCCCACGATCATTCCTACGACCACAGGCATCATGCCTTGTCCAATGACCTGCCGAAGCACGTCTGCACCACGCGCGCCCAACGCCAATCGAATGCCGATTTCGTGCGTGCGTTGCGCCACCGAATACGAAATGACGCCGTAAATTCCGATTGCTGCAAGCACCAGCGCCAGCAGCGAAAATCCGCCCAGCAACATTGTCACCAATCGTTTGGGCGAAGCCGCCTGGTCAACCAATTGCCCCAGCGTTTGGTATTCCGTCGTGGGCAGATTCGGATCCACTCGCCGGAGCGCTTCGCGCACATTGGGCGCCAGCGATTCGGTTGCGGATTTCGTTCTGACGACTAACTCTACGGAGTTGGAACCGGATTGCGTAATCGGCAAATACATCTCCATTCCGGCTTCCTTTTCCAGTTCGCTGTGCCGCACGTTGCTGACGACGCCAATGACTTTCCATTCTTGATCACCTAGAAAGCCGACTTGGCCAACGGCGTCTTTGCCCGGCCAAATCCGCCGCGCCGCCGTTTCATTGATGATCAACACCTTTTCGCTTTCGGCCGTATCGTGTTCGGTGAAATCGCGCCCGGCACGCAATGGAATGCGCATTGTAGAAATGTAGCCGTGATCCACAATTCGCGGAAACACGACGGGAGCCTGCCCATCCGCATACGTCTCGCCCTTTGCGCGAAGCACCCAACTGCGATTGCGTCCCAGCGGCAGCGTGTCGGTCAATCCGACGGATTCAACGCCGGGCACGGCTTCGACCGATTGAAGCAACTGATTGAAAAAGGCATTTCGCTGCGCCTGATTTTGGAATCGGTCGCCCGTTTCAATGCGCCACGCCGCAGCCTGTTCCGGCCGAAAACCCAAATCCACTTCCAGCAACCGCATGAAGCTGCGAATCAGCAAGCCCGCGCCGACCAACAACACGCAAGCCATTGCCACTTC from Acidobacteriota bacterium includes:
- a CDS encoding cupin domain-containing protein, whose amino-acid sequence is MEVIKDASQLYEVERRVRHAERPGFRINELQISPTQQVPWHYHSQIQDTFYVLEGQLRIFLRDPKEEVRLGPSEAYSVSPRRPHLVTNGGDCSATFLVLQGIGEYDYVPLVHKSGEA
- a CDS encoding ABC transporter permease yields the protein METAIHPALTGFSSWEIMQTFIQDLRFGLRLLTKNPGFTAVAVLTLALGIGTNTAVFSLVNEVLLRSLPVKAPNELILFRNVDGPSGRMSRAGENNGSIDPVTGRAASTSFSLLAFERFRDHHPALSDVFAYSPFNQINILIDGQPETNVLGQFVSGGYYNGLGVPAILGRTLTPEDDQASAEPVAVISHRYWQNRFGSDSGIIGKTIQVNKVPTTIIGVTPPAFAGAMQIGESADISVPLAHYARFQPDRGASRAKPWYWWVRVMGRLAPQATAAQARAGLEPIFQEAAREGWLAGQSLDTTPRDMPEPATLAADPGGQGENDRRRQYAQSLRILMGMVSLVLLAACANVANLLLARGAARRREIALRLALGASRARIVRQLLVESLLLAFLGAALGALLAQWSHGLLVGLRQFGGAPAVLNLPLDARVLGFTIAVTAITAMLFGLAPALQATRVNLIAEFQGGVRQLGAGTRSRLSRVLMVVQIALSLMLLISTGLFVRTLRNLQSVDPGFNPNQLALFRLDAVSAGYTQEQFAALQSRLQTRLESIPGVRAATYSRVPLLAGVRSNRRISVPGYTPPPGASMIFNLNGLAPNFLAAMEIPLLLGRGFTDHDAATGPKVAIVNQAFARKIFRDETAIGRRISFSNAPATSMTEIEIVGITRDAKYTGLREDAPPTIYVPATQMPEGVANYCVRTTGNPTLLFSAIRAAVRELDPSLPVLNLRTQEEQIARISSEELLFARLSGFFGLVTLALACIGLYGLMSFFVLHRTGEIGLRMALGALPSQVLRMILRESLLLVGVGVALGLLAAYVSSRFIQSMLFGLSPTDPLTYGSVALLLILVALLASWLPARRAARVEPMTALRSE
- a CDS encoding ABC transporter permease, which translates into the protein MQTFWQDLRYGARMLMKNPGFTLIAVLILALGIGANTAIFSLLDGLLIRPLPYHEPDRLALIWEDATSIGFPRDTPAPANYADWKAQNHVFEDMAALDNRSFNLVSDGEPEKLMAYGVTANFFPLLGVTPVLGRNFLPEEDRPGAPKVAIISHRLWQNRFGGDQDILNRELLLNDQKYRVVGVMPANFQFYQRYINLWVPVAFSSEELANRGGHYLNVVGRMKPGVTIAQADADIKSIMQRIAQTSPDEAQGLGAVVVSLRDEFTGDVRQSLWVLLAAVGFVLLIACANIASLMLARAAARTREIAVRAALGAGRWRIVRQLLTESLLLAILGGALGVLLALWSFEFLRQLIPVALAGQTSLQLDGRVMLFTLLASLVSGVLFGLMPALQASRLDLNEALKESGSRSGLGAGQRRLRNVLVVGEVALAIVLLIGSGLLIQTLYNLQGQYSPLRPESVLTLRTVLPEYKYGDHARRVAFYNQVLERVQALPGVISAGYTTSVPLEWKGGANGLSIEGRQAEAGLGWNANHRQVTDQYLQTMSIALRQGRYFNPQDQEQSEPVAIINEAMAQKYWPNESALGKRFKMGSADSNQPWLKIVGIVADVRQMGISEPVKPEMYVPQRQIKTHPFFTPRDLAIRASVDPMSLTDAVRTAIHAVDPAQPVTNIRTMEEVLGEQSAQRRIGMILLSIFAALAMLLAAIGLYGVLSYFVAQHTPEIGVRMALGAQMGDVLRLVLRQGLTLVFGGVVLGIVGALALTRLMASLVFGVATLDPLTFAVVPLLFCGVGLLACWLPARRATKVDPMIALRCE
- a CDS encoding ABC transporter permease, with product MQTLWQDLYYGGRMLLKQPSFTLIAILTLALGIGINTALFTVYNAFVLKPLPLSDAQGIVTMRGVGTDGARWQVFSYADYQDYRERNTTLDGLVLLNKLTVALGEGRGEQNNLALSNGDDFIGAQIVSANYFSVLRAGMTLGRGFLPEEDQTPLTHPVVVLNHRFWQRHFNGDPNIIGKPIRLQGQTFTIVGVTAPEFIGTTPDTPACWVPLMMRDAVIPAGRWNYQRWLTERNALSFNMIGRLKPGVTMEQAQAEFSLIAKRLADQYPDKDRVTGIVMRNSPGLFALEPDDYRKLAPLPLAFSLVLLIACANVANLLLARAAMRQKEISVRLALGASRWRIIRQLLTESVMLAGFGGLAGLLCAWWALSILYPIVMTRLPIPAFLRESFVLNLEPDYRIFGFTLMASCVAGIAAGLAPALQASRPELISALKDEGSTFGRSLSQSKLRSALAVSQIAISLMLLLAAGLLVRSLQRAQAVDTGMRTWNLFSISSSLKTANDPAMLARLQQQLGERVRDLPGVQSVAQAKRQPSSGRPDSTWVTIGGQSTNDGHPPRANYNFVSPEYLSTVGIPLISGRNFTVQEAASAERVVVVSAATVKHFWPELQNPAEAIGKRLGVGAAVLSEEKNILKTDTLTPADIAKFPSYEVIGIARDTRSGWVWEQDQTYLYLPLPPNSTHGEYLLVNTSGDPREVMAEARRMADMLDARLLVGMQRTQDHLEIQLAPFRVMATLAGVLGSLALVLASVGLYGVMSFTVTQRTRELGIRLALGARSADVTALILRQGLKLIGFGLVVGLLGGIGISRLLVAVLVDLSSVDPITFASVIALLSVIALLACWVPARRAAKVDPMIALRYE